The following are encoded in a window of Nitrospirota bacterium genomic DNA:
- a CDS encoding VCBS repeat-containing protein, with product MPWPVLLILCVSLTTYVLENRVYSGDFAVSTFSPWPGYEADGRWLPGDFNQDGKTDLVHAVQDTDYVHVWTAKGDGTFDVATFRPWEGYGMNRGTWLTGDFNQDGKTDLVHAVQD from the coding sequence ATGCCCTGGCCTGTCCTACTAATTCTGTGCGTCAGTTTAACGACCTATGTACTCGAGAATCGCGTCTACAGTGGGGACTTTGCGGTCTCAACATTCTCGCCATGGCCTGGCTATGAAGCCGATGGTCGCTGGCTCCCCGGAGATTTTAACCAGGATGGCAAGACCGACCTGGTACATGCCGTGCAAGACACCGACTACGTCCACGTCTGGACCGCCAAAGGCGACGGCACCTTTGACGTAGCCACCTTCCGTCCTTGGGAGGGCTACGGTATGAATCGCGGCACCTGGCTCACCGGCGATTTCAATCAGGATGGTAAGACCGACCTGGTGCATGCCGTGCAAGACA